AGAAGAAAACCTGGCCGCCAAACTCAAATTCAACCCTTACGCCGTCACAACCTTTGAAATCGAAGGGGAGCCCTTAAAGGAGCGCGTTGTCCTTGTCCTCCCGCCACCGCCGGTTGGCCAACCTTTGGCAATTTTGCAACAGCACATAGATAATGAATTGATGATTTTCTACGCATACCTGCCAACAAAGGATCCGACCCCGGAAGATGAAGCCCGCCTTAAAGAGCAGATCGCCAAATATGTCCAAGCCCTCGGTGGCAGGATACGCTACGAAGATGATTGGCACTCATACGATGTATGGCACTATTTCCGACACGTGGACCCAGAAGATTTTCGTGACGGCTACTACGATCGGTGGGAAAGCATCCAGGGGAAAAACAGAACCTATTTTGTGGGCGGCTTGTTTGACTTCGATTATATTGAAGGGATCGTGCAATATTCCAAAGATCTGGTGGAAAGAAACTTTGTCGGCAAAAAGATAACGATTTCATCGCCGTGATAAAATCGGACCCAATTGTGTGGTCGAAAGGCAGGATCGTAGACCACTGTGGCGGGAACCCGCCTGCGCGTGCCCATGCAGGGGCAAGGCCTGCCCAGGCTGGATGCGCAGGGTGCAGGCAATAACACGGAGGAAAGCCCATGAGGCCCATTTTCATCAGTTACTCCCGCGCTGATCAGGATCAGGTTGGCGAACTGTTTGGCGACCTTCAGGGGCTGGGGCATAACGCATGGATGGACAAGGAGTTGTCCGGGGGGATGGAATGGTGGAAGGAGATCCTGCGCAGAATCAGGGAGGCTGATGTCTTCGTGTATGTGGCATCAGCCGCCTCCATCAGTTCACAGGCGTGTCAGAGGGAGCTGAAGTACGCCTTGGCCTTGGGCAAGCCCATCCTACCCGTTCGGACCGCGGACGGGCCGAGGGTGGAAAGCTTGCCTGCGGCCATCCAGGCCCTGCAGTTGCTGGATTACCGGACGGCGGACAAGGCCGTGGTGTTCGCCTTGGCAAAGGCCCTCGCCGAAATTCCGAAATCCCCCCGCCTGCCGGACCCGCTTCCCCCCGAACCTGCACTGCCTGCGTCTTATCTGGTCGAGCTGCGGGAGCTTGCCGAGACCGAGGGCGCCCTGCCTTTCGAATCGCAAACGGCATTGTTGGTAAAGCTGCGCGAAAAGCTCAAGGAGGAGGACGAAAGGCCGGATGTCGTTGACATTTTACAGGGCTTTCGGAAGCGGCACGACCTGCTGGCGATCGTCGCCGAGGAAATCGACGAAATCTTGGCTGCCGAAGCGAAAAAGACCGGTTCCCCACCTCGCAGGACCGTTATCAGTGGTGGGGAAGGGCCGTGGTTGCTGGTTGCCGAGAAGCGATTTTTGATCCCTCGGCTGACCCGCGGGCAGCTTGTGGGTTACACGGGTGAGATCGTTTTGCTGGCGGTCGTCTTCGTCACCTCTTTCTTCTACATTTTCAACGGCGTCAGCGGAAGGTATTCCGGGCCATTTTTCGATCTGATCAACGACTACGTCCCGACGATCGCATCCATAATCGGGACGCTTCTGACCTACCTGTTCTTCTACATCGAGAGCCGCAGAGCGGATTTCAGCACGGGACTATTCTCCAGGCGGCCGACCTTGGCACAGGCTGCGGGTCATTTTGCAGTGGTGGTTGTGCTTGCCCTGATTTTCATTCAGCCGACTTTTCCGGTAGTTTATCACGTCTTTGAGCGGCTCGGGATTTACGACGAAGCGCTGCCGGTGGTATTGACGTCAAGCGTTTTCACGTGTTTGGTTTCGACGCTTTTCTTTGCCGCCAATGGCGTTCGATTTCCGCAGCGATCCACCGGCGCGTGAACGCGGAACGGTGCTTAGGCCACTCGCTGGCAGTGAATGCCCGGCGGTCCGGTCACGGGTCGGCCCTGCTCCCGTTGTTTGACGGTTCCGCAAAAAGCCCAATCTCTGCATTGCGCTGCATCTCGAAGTCGTTGCGGCGTACATAAGTAGACCTCACTCCTCGAGATTTGCGCGCCGTAACTTGGCTTTTTTACGAAACTGTCTGGTTTTTTCACTTTTTACCGCTTCATCATTACTTGCCTCGGACTGGAAAAACGTGCATTAGTCCCCGTTGGTGCCGGTCATGGGCGGGCATGTGGCATGCCGCGGCGCGCTCCATTTTTTGCCTTGACAAGCTGTCAGCCCAGCCGTTAGTCTAAAATTCACAGCAGGGGTGGCCCGAAGGGCCTGAGATGACACCCTTTGAACCTGATCCGGGTAATACCGGCGAAGGGAGCTCAAGCGGACGATCGATCTCTTAGCCGTTTCCTGCTGTTGGAAACGGCTTTTTGTTTTTTGGCCCCTCCTTCCACTTCCCTGCAGGCCATAAGGCGCATTCATTTTTTCCACGATCAGGGTCACACCCGACCCACCACACGCAGGGAGGTTCGTATGCTAGACGAAGTTATCATCAGCCGGGCCATCATCGATGCCTATCTCAGGAAATTCAGCGCCGCACTGCAGCTGGACGTCGCCATTGTCGGCGGCGGCCCCTCGGGCCTGGTGGCCGGCTATTACCTGGCCGCTGCCGGGAAAAAAACAGCACTGTTCGATCGCCGGCTCTCCATCGGCGGCGGCGTGTGGGGCGGCGGTATGATGTTCAACGAAGTCGTGGTTCAGGAGGAGGGCAGGGAGGTCCTCGACGAAATGGGGTTGGCGGCCCAGCCCAGCAGCCCGGGCTACTGCACCGTGGACTCGGTCTACCTGGCCTCGGGCCTGGTGCACAAGGCCATATGCGCCAACCTCAAGATCTTCAACCTCGTCAGTATGGAGGACGTCGTGGTCAAAGACCGGCGGGTTGCGGGTCTGGTGATCAACTGGGGCGCGGTGGAGACCCTGCAATGGCATGTGGACCCCCTTACCGTACACGCCACTTTCGTGCTGGATGCCACGGGTCACCCGGCCAATGTCACTTCCGTTCTGGTCCGTAAGATGGGTGTCAGTCTCGACACCGCCACCGGCGCCATGGTGGGTGAAAAATCGATGGCGGCCGAAAGCGGCGAACGCGATACGGTGGACAACTCCCGGGAAGTCTACCCGGGCCTCTATGTCAGCGGCATGGCCGCAAATGCTGTTTGCGGCGGCTATCGCATGGGGCCGGTCTTCGGCGGGATGCTGCTTTCGGGCCGCAAGGTGGCCCGGGAACTCATCGGGAGGCTCTCGTGATGGAAGCTGACGCCGCCAACCTGCGGGCCATCGATGCCAACCTAAACCGGGTCGCTGAGGGCTTGCGCGTGGTCGAGGACATCCTGCGCTACTGCCTGGACGACGGCCCCTTGCAGGCGCGCGTCAAGGCGCTGCGCCACCGACTGGCAGCCGCAGCGCCGGGAGAGCCCTATGTGGGCAGTCGCCGGCCCAAAAAAGACGTGGGTTTTGACGCACCGGGAGAATTGGAATACCAGCGCCGGGACCTGCAAACCCTGCTGCGCGCCAACTTCAAGCGCGCCCAGGAGGGCCTTCGCAGCCTGGAGGAGCTGTTAAAGCTCCGGGAGGGCCAAACCGCAGCCGAGATGAAACGCCTGCGCTACGACGTTTACGAGGCCGAGCGGTTGACCCTTTTGCGCTTTTCAGCAAAATCGCTCGCCCGCGGCCTCTACCTGGTGCTCACCGACCCGCGTGACGGCTATGAAAGACTTACCGAATGGGCGCTGCAGGCGGAGCTGCCCGCAGTCCAGCTGCGCTACAAAGGAGACGACGACCGGGAATTTCTCTCTGTGGCTCTAACAATGCGGCGCATCACCGCTGGCAGTCAAACCTGCTTCATCGTCAACGACCGGCCCGACATTGCCCTGATGGCCGATGCCGACGGCCTTCACCTGGGTCAGCAGGACCTTCCGCCCCTGGCGGTGCGTCGCCTCATCGGACCTGACAAACTTCTGGGTCTCTCCACCCACAACCTCGACCAGGTGCATGGCGCCAACAAGGAACCGGTGGACTACATCGGCTTCGGTCCACTGTATGGCACCCCCTCCAAGGCCGACCCCGATCCGGTGGTGGGCCCTGGGCAGCTGGGCGTCGCTGCGGCCGTCAGCCGTCATCCGATTGTCGCCATTGGCGGCCTGACGGCAGCGCGTATCGCGGAGCTCGATCTTGGCAGCTGCCGCAATGTGGCCGTAATCAGTGCCGTCAGCCAGGCCGACAATCCCCTGGCGGCCATGACCGCCATCAACCGTTTGGTTCTGGAGGCCGTATGACACGCAAACAGCAAGCCGAGCGCGGGATCATCAGCGATGAGATGCGGGCCGCGGCGCTCCACGAGGGGCTTGCGCCCGAGGCGATCCGGGAGGGGCTTGCCGCGGGCCGCGTCGTGATCCCCAAAAACGTCAACCGCAACTATCCCCACATCCGCGCCGTGGGGCAGGGGACGCGCACCAAGGTCAACGCCAACATCGGCGCCTCACCGCTGCGTTCAGATCCGGATGAGGAACTGGGAAAACTCGCCGCCGCGCAGGAAAGTGGCGCCGATGCGGTGATGGATCTCTCCCTGGGGGCCGATCAGCTGCGGATCCGCAAGGCGATTCTGGAGCGCGCGGAAGTCATGGTGGGAACCGTTCCCCTCTACCAGAGCGCCTTCGAG
The Desulfobacteraceae bacterium genome window above contains:
- a CDS encoding toll/interleukin-1 receptor domain-containing protein; the protein is MRPIFISYSRADQDQVGELFGDLQGLGHNAWMDKELSGGMEWWKEILRRIREADVFVYVASAASISSQACQRELKYALALGKPILPVRTADGPRVESLPAAIQALQLLDYRTADKAVVFALAKALAEIPKSPRLPDPLPPEPALPASYLVELRELAETEGALPFESQTALLVKLREKLKEEDERPDVVDILQGFRKRHDLLAIVAEEIDEILAAEAKKTGSPPRRTVISGGEGPWLLVAEKRFLIPRLTRGQLVGYTGEIVLLAVVFVTSFFYIFNGVSGRYSGPFFDLINDYVPTIASIIGTLLTYLFFYIESRRADFSTGLFSRRPTLAQAAGHFAVVVVLALIFIQPTFPVVYHVFERLGIYDEALPVVLTSSVFTCLVSTLFFAANGVRFPQRSTGA
- the thiE gene encoding thiamine phosphate synthase, giving the protein MEADAANLRAIDANLNRVAEGLRVVEDILRYCLDDGPLQARVKALRHRLAAAAPGEPYVGSRRPKKDVGFDAPGELEYQRRDLQTLLRANFKRAQEGLRSLEELLKLREGQTAAEMKRLRYDVYEAERLTLLRFSAKSLARGLYLVLTDPRDGYERLTEWALQAELPAVQLRYKGDDDREFLSVALTMRRITAGSQTCFIVNDRPDIALMADADGLHLGQQDLPPLAVRRLIGPDKLLGLSTHNLDQVHGANKEPVDYIGFGPLYGTPSKADPDPVVGPGQLGVAAAVSRHPIVAIGGLTAARIAELDLGSCRNVAVISAVSQADNPLAAMTAINRLVLEAV
- a CDS encoding sulfide-dependent adenosine diphosphate thiazole synthase; amino-acid sequence: MLDEVIISRAIIDAYLRKFSAALQLDVAIVGGGPSGLVAGYYLAAAGKKTALFDRRLSIGGGVWGGGMMFNEVVVQEEGREVLDEMGLAAQPSSPGYCTVDSVYLASGLVHKAICANLKIFNLVSMEDVVVKDRRVAGLVINWGAVETLQWHVDPLTVHATFVLDATGHPANVTSVLVRKMGVSLDTATGAMVGEKSMAAESGERDTVDNSREVYPGLYVSGMAANAVCGGYRMGPVFGGMLLSGRKVARELIGRLS